From a single Streptomyces liliifuscus genomic region:
- a CDS encoding SpoIIE family protein phosphatase encodes MGPIPTQRESVSRAPEAPERPRAVARTSLPGNPLAPGAARRFVRTALAEWTELALPGAEFITDLLVADAMVVVSELVTNAVVHAGTDVELLCRLGRCSEDCPAAAAADSGAVRVAASSDGSHESSNGGGCDGSRSDKRDGSGDGSGVRSGGGSKAGQPGPDSGVLVIEVSDHHPARAVHDDGAERPYDTVEYGRGLRLVSALSEAWGITYRTGVKTVWARLPVDGIAAVEEEAEAYDGEHALRRGQRAAEILAPAPRRGTQDQDWRSRGVLSFLAEASDLLAGQLDEDLVAALTGQLLVPRLADWCAVWLEDEAPGRSDGGVVGGPRLARVWHGSENRIEELRRLLEKDPPELPESDRAGPVPVPWPAEALGARATGGSALAFRLIAGGRPLGTLVIGRAGQTRFPDEITGLVEDLSRRVALAIGAARQYARQATISRVLQRGLLPGAVAEIPGVRSALVYEPCDKGGPSGDFYDLFPAGDGRWCFALGDVQGKGPEAAVVIGLARPWLRLLAREGYAVPDVLDRLNQLLLDDATEASDAAARALVSAGGTGLADEGPQTRFLSLLYGELVPFDGGVHCTVASAGHPLPLLLQPSGEVGEVAQPQTLLGVFEDASYLCGTFELRPGDSLLCVTDGVTERRSGHRQFDDDDGLAAALAGCAGLSAELIAERIRRLVHEFGGKPPEDDLALLVLQAE; translated from the coding sequence GTGGGGCCCATACCGACGCAACGGGAGTCCGTGTCCCGTGCTCCTGAGGCGCCAGAGCGCCCGCGGGCGGTGGCGCGTACGTCTTTGCCGGGCAACCCTCTCGCGCCGGGCGCCGCCCGCCGGTTCGTCCGTACAGCGCTCGCCGAATGGACCGAACTCGCCCTGCCGGGCGCCGAGTTCATCACCGACCTGCTCGTCGCCGATGCCATGGTCGTGGTCAGCGAACTCGTCACGAACGCGGTGGTGCACGCCGGCACGGACGTGGAGCTGCTGTGCCGGCTCGGCCGTTGCTCGGAGGACTGCCCGGCGGCCGCTGCGGCGGACTCCGGGGCGGTACGGGTGGCCGCTTCGAGCGACGGATCGCACGAGAGTTCGAACGGCGGTGGGTGTGACGGTTCGCGCAGCGACAAGCGTGACGGTTCGGGCGACGGTTCGGGTGTCCGCTCGGGCGGTGGCTCCAAGGCAGGACAGCCCGGTCCGGATTCCGGCGTCCTCGTCATAGAGGTGTCCGACCACCACCCCGCGCGGGCGGTGCACGACGACGGGGCCGAGCGGCCGTACGACACCGTCGAGTACGGCCGGGGCCTGCGTCTCGTCTCCGCGCTCTCCGAAGCCTGGGGCATCACCTACCGCACCGGCGTCAAGACCGTGTGGGCACGCCTGCCCGTCGACGGGATCGCGGCCGTCGAGGAGGAGGCGGAGGCGTACGACGGCGAACACGCGCTGCGGCGCGGGCAGCGGGCCGCCGAGATCCTCGCCCCCGCACCGCGGCGCGGAACGCAGGACCAGGACTGGCGCAGCCGGGGCGTCCTCTCCTTCCTCGCCGAGGCCTCCGACCTGCTCGCCGGGCAGCTCGACGAGGACCTGGTCGCCGCGCTCACCGGGCAGCTGCTCGTCCCGCGGCTCGCCGACTGGTGCGCGGTGTGGCTGGAGGACGAGGCCCCGGGCCGCTCCGACGGGGGTGTCGTCGGCGGGCCACGGCTCGCCCGGGTCTGGCACGGCAGCGAGAACCGCATCGAGGAACTGCGCCGGCTCCTGGAGAAGGACCCGCCCGAGCTCCCCGAATCGGACCGCGCGGGCCCGGTGCCCGTGCCGTGGCCCGCCGAGGCGCTGGGAGCGCGGGCGACCGGCGGATCGGCACTCGCGTTCCGGCTGATCGCGGGCGGCAGACCGCTCGGCACACTGGTCATCGGCCGGGCCGGGCAGACCCGCTTCCCCGACGAGATCACGGGGCTCGTCGAGGACCTCAGCCGCCGTGTCGCGCTCGCCATCGGCGCGGCCCGGCAGTACGCACGCCAGGCCACCATCAGCCGCGTACTGCAGCGGGGACTGCTGCCCGGGGCGGTCGCCGAGATCCCGGGCGTACGCAGCGCGCTCGTCTACGAGCCGTGCGACAAGGGCGGACCCAGCGGGGACTTCTACGATCTCTTCCCCGCCGGGGACGGCCGCTGGTGCTTCGCCCTCGGCGACGTACAGGGCAAAGGGCCCGAAGCGGCCGTGGTGATCGGTCTCGCCCGGCCGTGGCTGCGGCTCCTCGCCCGGGAGGGGTACGCGGTGCCCGACGTCCTCGACCGACTCAACCAGCTGCTCCTCGACGACGCGACCGAGGCGTCCGACGCGGCCGCCCGGGCCCTGGTCTCCGCGGGCGGCACCGGGCTCGCGGACGAGGGACCGCAGACCCGCTTCCTCTCCCTCCTCTACGGCGAGCTGGTGCCCTTCGACGGCGGAGTGCACTGCACGGTCGCCTCCGCCGGACACCCGCTGCCGTTGCTTCTGCAACCGTCGGGGGAGGTCGGCGAGGTGGCCCAGCCGCAGACCCTCCTCGGCGTCTTCGAGGACGCCAGCTACCTCTGCGGGACCTTCGAGCTGCGCCCCGGCGACAGCCTCCTGTGCGTCACGGACGGCGTGACCGAGCGCCGCAGCGGGCACCGGCAGTTCGACGACGACGACGGCCTCGCCGCCGCGCTCGCCGGGTGCGCGGGCCTGAGCGCCGAGCTGATCGCCGAGCGGATCCGCCGGCTGGTGCACGAGTTCGGCGGCAAGCCACCGGAGGACGACCTGGCGCTGCTGGTGCTGCAGGCGGAGTAG
- the hemW gene encoding radical SAM family heme chaperone HemW → MPSALPDGEPVPDDGVLPAHALAGAADRPLGFYLHVPYCATRCGYCDFNTYTATELRGSGGVLASRDNYASTLIDEIRLARKVLGDDPRPVRTVFVGGGTPTLLAADDLVRMLGAIRDEFGLAADAEITTEANPESVDPAYLAALREGGFNRVSFGMQSARQHVLKVLDRTHTPGRPEACVAEARAAGFDHVNLDLIYGTPGESDDDWRASLDAAIGAGPDHVSAYALIVEEGTQLARRIRRGEVPMTDDDVHADRYLIAEDRLSAAGFSWYEVSNWATSDAGRCLHNELYWRGADWWGAGPGAHSHVGGVRWWNVKHPGAYAGALAAGRSPGAGRELLSEEDRRVERILLELRLLEGVPLTLLHAEGLAASRRALADGLLQAGPYESGSAVLTLRGRLLADAVVRDLVD, encoded by the coding sequence ATGCCTTCCGCACTTCCCGACGGCGAGCCCGTCCCCGACGACGGGGTGCTGCCCGCGCACGCCCTGGCCGGCGCGGCCGACCGTCCGCTCGGGTTCTATCTCCACGTCCCGTACTGCGCGACGCGCTGCGGCTACTGCGACTTCAACACGTACACGGCGACGGAGCTGCGCGGCTCGGGAGGCGTGCTCGCCTCCCGCGACAACTACGCCTCGACCCTGATCGACGAGATCCGCCTGGCCCGCAAGGTCCTCGGCGACGACCCGCGGCCCGTCCGCACGGTCTTCGTCGGCGGCGGTACGCCCACACTGCTGGCCGCCGACGATCTCGTACGGATGCTGGGGGCGATCCGGGACGAGTTCGGGCTCGCGGCGGACGCGGAGATCACGACGGAGGCGAACCCGGAGTCGGTGGACCCGGCGTATCTGGCCGCGCTCCGGGAGGGCGGGTTCAACCGCGTCTCGTTCGGCATGCAGAGCGCACGGCAGCACGTGCTCAAGGTCCTGGACCGCACCCACACCCCCGGCCGGCCCGAGGCCTGTGTCGCCGAGGCGCGCGCGGCCGGGTTCGACCACGTCAACCTCGACCTCATCTACGGCACGCCCGGCGAGAGCGACGACGACTGGCGGGCCTCGCTCGACGCGGCGATCGGTGCCGGGCCCGACCACGTGTCGGCGTACGCCCTGATCGTCGAGGAGGGGACGCAGCTCGCGCGGCGCATCCGGCGCGGGGAGGTACCCATGACCGACGACGACGTGCACGCGGACCGGTACCTCATCGCGGAGGACCGGCTCTCCGCGGCCGGCTTCTCCTGGTACGAGGTCTCCAACTGGGCCACGTCCGACGCCGGGCGTTGCCTTCACAACGAGTTGTACTGGCGGGGGGCCGACTGGTGGGGGGCGGGGCCCGGGGCGCACTCCCATGTGGGGGGTGTTCGCTGGTGGAACGTAAAACATCCCGGGGCGTATGCGGGGGCCCTTGCGGCGGGGCGGTCGCCCGGGGCGGGGCGGGAGCTCCTGTCCGAGGAGGATCGGCGGGTGGAGCGGATTCTGTTGGAGCTGCGGCTCCTTGAGGGGGTTCCGCTGACGTTGCTCCACGCGGAGGGGCTTGCGGCGTCGCGTCGTGCCCTCGCGGACGGTCTCCTCCAGGCCGGGCCGTACGAGTCCGGGAGCGCGGTGCTCACCCTGCGGGGGCGGCTGCTCGCTGACGCGGTGGTCCGCGACCTGGTGGACTGA
- a CDS encoding DUF3097 domain-containing protein has product MRQYSADLTPPWKKPKPVPEVAAEPGLVVEEPGTGFCGAVIRCEAGTVTLEDRFGKHRVFPLEPRGFLLEGRVVTLVRPSSAPVRPTRTASGSVAVPGARARVARAGRIYVEGRHDAELVERVWGDDLRIEGVVVEYLEGIDDLPAIVDEFGPGADARLGVLVDHLVPGTKESRIAEAVTSEYALVVGHPYIDVWEAVKPAAVGIPGWPRVPRGQDWKTGVCRALGWPDNTGAAWQRILGSVHSYRDLEPELLGRVEELIDFVTAPE; this is encoded by the coding sequence ATGCGCCAGTACTCAGCGGACCTGACCCCTCCGTGGAAGAAGCCCAAACCCGTGCCCGAGGTGGCGGCGGAGCCGGGACTCGTGGTCGAGGAGCCCGGGACCGGGTTCTGCGGTGCCGTGATCCGCTGCGAGGCGGGGACGGTCACTCTGGAGGACCGCTTCGGCAAGCACAGGGTGTTTCCGCTGGAGCCCCGGGGGTTCCTGCTGGAGGGGCGCGTGGTGACGCTGGTGCGCCCGTCGTCCGCACCCGTACGCCCCACTCGTACGGCGTCCGGTTCGGTTGCCGTGCCCGGGGCCCGGGCACGGGTCGCCCGGGCGGGGCGCATCTACGTCGAGGGGCGGCACGACGCGGAACTGGTCGAACGGGTCTGGGGCGACGACCTCCGGATCGAGGGTGTCGTCGTCGAGTACCTGGAGGGCATCGACGATCTGCCCGCCATCGTGGACGAGTTCGGTCCCGGGGCGGATGCGCGGCTGGGGGTGCTGGTCGACCATCTCGTTCCCGGCACGAAGGAGTCGCGGATCGCGGAGGCCGTGACGAGTGAGTACGCGCTTGTCGTGGGGCATCCGTACATCGACGTCTGGGAGGCCGTGAAACCGGCGGCCGTCGGTATCCCGGGGTGGCCGCGTGTGCCGCGGGGGCAGGACTGGAAGACGGGGGTGTGCCGCGCGCTGGGCTGGCCCGACAACACGGGTGCCGCGTGGCAGCGCATCCTCGGCTCGGTCCACTCCTACCGAGACCTGGAGCCGGAACTGCTGGGCCGCGTGGAAGAACTGATCGACTTCGTCACGGCCCCGGAGTGA
- the hrcA gene encoding heat-inducible transcriptional repressor HrcA, producing MLSERRLEVLRAIVQDYVGTEEPVGSKALTERHRLGVSPATVRNDMAVLEDEGYIAQPHTSAGRIPTDKGYRLFVDRLAGVKPMTAPERRAIHSFLDNAVDLDDVVGRTVRLLAQLTRQVAVVQYPSLTRSTVRHVELLSLAPARVMLVLITDTGRVEQRMVDCPAPFGEASVADLRARLNSRIAGRRFADVPQLVQDLPDAFESDDRGTVATVLSTLMETLVEETEERLMIGGTANLTRFGHDFPLTIRPVLEALEEQVVLLKLLGEVNDSGMAVRIGHENAHEGLNSTSVVSVGYGSGVEAVAKLGVVGPTRMDYPGTMGAVRAVARYVGQILAES from the coding sequence ATGCTCAGTGAACGCAGGCTCGAAGTGCTGCGCGCCATCGTCCAGGACTACGTGGGCACCGAGGAGCCGGTCGGTTCCAAGGCGCTCACGGAGCGCCACCGGCTGGGCGTCTCCCCGGCGACCGTCCGTAACGACATGGCCGTCCTCGAGGACGAGGGCTACATCGCCCAGCCGCACACCAGCGCCGGCCGTATCCCCACGGACAAGGGCTACCGCCTCTTCGTCGACAGACTCGCGGGCGTCAAGCCGATGACCGCGCCGGAGCGGCGGGCGATCCACAGCTTCCTCGACAACGCCGTCGACCTCGACGACGTCGTGGGGCGGACCGTCCGGCTCCTCGCGCAGCTCACCCGGCAGGTCGCCGTCGTGCAGTACCCCTCGCTCACCCGCTCGACCGTGCGTCATGTGGAGCTGCTGTCGCTGGCCCCGGCCCGCGTCATGCTCGTACTGATCACGGACACCGGCCGGGTCGAGCAGCGCATGGTGGACTGCCCGGCGCCCTTCGGGGAGGCCTCCGTGGCGGATCTACGCGCGCGGCTCAACAGCCGGATCGCGGGCCGCCGTTTCGCGGACGTCCCGCAGCTGGTGCAGGATCTCCCCGATGCTTTCGAGTCGGACGACAGGGGTACGGTCGCGACGGTGCTCTCCACCCTCATGGAGACCCTCGTCGAGGAGACCGAGGAGCGGCTGATGATCGGCGGCACCGCCAATCTGACCCGCTTCGGACATGACTTTCCCCTCACCATCCGTCCGGTCCTGGAGGCCCTTGAGGAGCAGGTCGTTCTCCTCAAACTCCTTGGTGAGGTCAATGATTCGGGCATGGCCGTACGGATCGGTCACGAGAACGCCCATGAGGGACTCAACTCCACGTCCGTCGTCTCGGTCGGCTACGGTTCGGGCGTCGAGGCAGTAGCAAAACTTGGCGTCGTCGGACCGACGCGCATGGATTACCCCGGAACGATGGGAGCGGTACGAGCGGTGGCACGGTACGTAGGACAGATCCTGGCGGAGTCGTAA
- the dnaJ gene encoding molecular chaperone DnaJ: protein MATDYYAVLGVRRDASQDEIKKAFRRLARELHPDVNPDPKTQERFKEINAAYEVLSDPQKKQVYDLGGDPLSQAGGQGAGGFGAGGFGNFSDIMDAFFGTASQRGPRSRTRRGQDAMIRLEIDLDEAAFGTTKDIQVDTAVVCTTCSGEGAAPGTSAQTCDMCRGRGEVSQVTRSFLGQVMTSRPCPQCQGFGTVVPTPCPECAGDGRVRSRRTLTVKIPAGVDNGTRIQLAGEGEVGPGGGPAGDLYVEIHEVAHSTFQRRGDDLHCTVTIPMTAASLGTKVPLETLDGMEEVDIRPGTQSGQSIPLHGRGITHLRGGGRGDLIVHVEVMTPTKLDPEQERLLRELAQLRGEERPTGQFQPGQQGLFSRLKDAFNGR from the coding sequence GTGGCCACGGACTACTACGCCGTACTCGGCGTGCGCCGCGACGCGTCCCAGGACGAGATCAAGAAGGCATTCCGGCGGCTCGCACGCGAGCTGCATCCGGACGTCAATCCCGATCCGAAGACGCAAGAGCGCTTCAAGGAGATCAACGCCGCGTACGAGGTGTTGTCGGACCCGCAGAAGAAGCAGGTCTACGACCTCGGCGGTGACCCGCTGTCCCAGGCGGGCGGCCAGGGCGCGGGCGGCTTCGGCGCCGGCGGGTTCGGGAACTTCTCGGACATCATGGACGCCTTCTTCGGCACGGCGTCGCAGCGGGGCCCGCGGTCGCGCACGCGGCGCGGCCAGGACGCGATGATCCGGCTGGAGATCGACCTCGACGAGGCGGCCTTCGGCACGACGAAGGACATCCAGGTCGACACGGCCGTCGTGTGTACGACGTGCAGTGGCGAGGGCGCCGCACCCGGCACCTCCGCGCAGACCTGTGACATGTGCCGCGGGCGCGGTGAGGTGTCCCAGGTCACGCGGTCCTTCCTGGGCCAGGTCATGACGTCCCGGCCGTGTCCGCAGTGCCAGGGGTTCGGCACGGTCGTTCCGACGCCGTGCCCCGAGTGCGCCGGTGACGGGCGGGTCCGCTCGCGGCGGACCCTGACCGTGAAGATTCCCGCCGGTGTCGACAACGGCACGCGGATCCAGCTCGCGGGCGAGGGCGAGGTCGGACCCGGTGGTGGTCCCGCCGGTGACCTGTACGTCGAGATCCACGAGGTCGCGCACTCCACCTTCCAGCGGCGCGGCGACGACCTGCACTGCACGGTCACCATCCCGATGACCGCGGCCTCTCTCGGCACCAAGGTGCCGCTGGAGACGCTCGACGGGATGGAGGAGGTCGACATCCGTCCGGGCACGCAGTCGGGGCAGTCGATTCCGTTGCACGGGCGGGGAATCACCCACCTTCGCGGTGGCGGGCGTGGTGATCTCATCGTGCATGTCGAGGTCATGACGCCGACCAAGCTTGATCCCGAGCAGGAACGGCTGCTGCGCGAGCTCGCGCAGCTTCGGGGGGAGGAGCGGCCCACGGGTCAGTTTCAACCCGGGCAGCAGGGGCTGTTCTCCAGGCTGAAGGACGCGTTCAACGGGCGCTGA
- a CDS encoding nitronate monooxygenase: protein MSSALTDLFPLPIVQAPMAGGVSVPQLAAAVSEAGGLGFLAAGYKTADGMYQEIKQLRGATSRPFGVNLFMPQPEYADPAAVEVYAHQLAGEASWYETELGDPDSGRDDGYDAKLAVLLDNPVPVVSFHFGCPTRDVLDSLSRAGTLTLVTATTAEEAQAVQWAGADAVIVQGVEAGGHQGTHRDNPETDGSGIGLLSLIAQVRETVQIPIVAAGGIMRGSQIAAALAAGASAAQLGTAFLATPESGANAVHKQALTNPLFVRTQLTRAFSGRPARGLMNRFMREHGPYAPAAYPDVHHLTSALRKAAAKAGDAQGMALWAGQGHRLARELPAGQLVEVLAAELAAAKTALSSNSGGGPVR from the coding sequence ATGTCCTCCGCGCTGACCGATCTCTTCCCCCTCCCGATCGTGCAGGCCCCCATGGCGGGCGGCGTCTCCGTGCCGCAGCTCGCAGCGGCCGTGTCCGAGGCCGGGGGGCTCGGTTTCCTCGCCGCCGGCTACAAAACGGCCGACGGCATGTACCAGGAGATCAAGCAGTTGCGGGGCGCCACGAGCCGCCCGTTCGGTGTGAACCTGTTCATGCCGCAGCCCGAGTACGCCGACCCGGCCGCGGTCGAGGTCTACGCCCACCAGCTCGCCGGCGAGGCCTCCTGGTACGAGACCGAACTGGGCGACCCCGACAGCGGACGCGACGACGGTTACGACGCCAAGCTCGCCGTACTCCTCGACAACCCGGTGCCGGTCGTCTCCTTCCACTTCGGCTGCCCCACGCGTGACGTCCTGGACTCCCTGAGCCGGGCCGGCACGCTGACCCTGGTCACGGCGACCACCGCCGAGGAGGCGCAGGCCGTGCAGTGGGCGGGCGCCGACGCGGTGATCGTGCAGGGTGTCGAGGCCGGCGGCCACCAGGGCACCCACCGCGACAACCCGGAGACCGACGGTTCCGGCATAGGACTGCTCTCGCTGATCGCGCAGGTCCGCGAGACCGTGCAGATCCCGATCGTCGCGGCCGGCGGCATCATGCGCGGCAGCCAGATCGCCGCCGCGCTCGCCGCGGGCGCGAGCGCCGCCCAGCTCGGCACGGCGTTCCTCGCCACCCCCGAGTCCGGCGCCAACGCCGTGCACAAGCAGGCGCTGACCAACCCCCTCTTCGTACGTACGCAGTTGACGCGTGCCTTCTCCGGCAGGCCCGCGCGGGGGCTGATGAACCGCTTCATGCGCGAGCACGGGCCGTACGCGCCCGCCGCCTACCCGGATGTCCACCACCTCACCTCCGCGCTCCGCAAGGCGGCTGCCAAGGCCGGGGACGCGCAGGGCATGGCGCTGTGGGCGGGACAGGGCCACCGGCTCGCGCGCGAGCTGCCCGCCGGGCAGCTGGTCGAGGTGCTCGCGGCCGAACTCGCCGCCGCCAAGACAGCGTTGTCTTCCAACTCGGGCGGGGGACCGGTCCGTTGA
- a CDS encoding 16S rRNA (uracil(1498)-N(3))-methyltransferase, which yields MTAPVFVVDVVPGGPEFVLDGPEGRHAVSVKRLRAGEDVVLTDGHGRWVEGVVKAAEGKDRLVVTDIAEVREEPEPTPRITVVQALPKGDRGELAVETMTETGVDEIVPWAASRCITQWKGERGLKALGKWRATAREAGKQSRRVRFPRVADAMTTKQVVAFLAEVDLGVVLHEDRGYGSEPLASAELPSSGRIVLVVGPEGGVSPEELAAFTQAGAKTCRLGRTVLRTSTAGTAATALLLTRTGRWS from the coding sequence TTGACCGCGCCTGTGTTCGTGGTGGACGTGGTGCCGGGCGGGCCCGAGTTCGTTCTCGACGGCCCCGAGGGGCGGCACGCCGTGTCCGTGAAGCGGCTGCGGGCGGGCGAGGACGTCGTCCTCACCGACGGGCACGGGCGCTGGGTCGAGGGCGTCGTCAAGGCCGCCGAGGGCAAGGACCGGCTCGTGGTCACGGATATCGCCGAGGTGCGTGAGGAGCCCGAGCCGACGCCCCGCATCACCGTCGTCCAGGCCCTGCCCAAGGGCGACCGCGGTGAACTCGCCGTCGAGACCATGACGGAGACCGGTGTCGACGAGATCGTCCCGTGGGCCGCGTCCCGCTGCATCACGCAGTGGAAGGGCGAGCGGGGGCTCAAGGCGCTCGGGAAGTGGCGGGCCACCGCGCGTGAGGCGGGCAAGCAGTCGCGGCGGGTGCGGTTTCCTCGGGTTGCGGACGCGATGACGACCAAACAGGTTGTCGCGTTTCTCGCCGAAGTGGACCTTGGGGTGGTGTTGCACGAGGACCGGGGGTACGGGAGCGAGCCGCTGGCTTCCGCCGAACTGCCCTCCTCCGGGCGGATCGTGCTCGTCGTGGGCCCCGAAGGCGGTGTGTCCCCCGAGGAGTTGGCGGCGTTCACGCAGGCCGGCGCGAAGACCTGCCGACTGGGCCGCACCGTCCTGCGCACCTCCACCGCGGGCACGGCCGCGACGGCCCTGCTCCTGACCCGCACGGGCCGCTGGTCCTGA